The following coding sequences lie in one Treponema socranskii subsp. buccale genomic window:
- a CDS encoding efflux RND transporter periplasmic adaptor subunit — MFLIKYVCCALFIAFCFSCAPSGLKNENTDSAAEVYVVRADERPLDDELKSFGSISYKTKTDVTCMVGGTIVSFFVKEGDAVKKGQRLAQLRNVQLELQKEQNMSALDAANAALKLAYAKLREETLAAESRLLAVEKSKMNIVQKELESELLKNTLSNKSRLHELGGVTDSSLEQLKLQVRSMETEIAILKKELDALLLGFRDEDLIKEGIVPSPDSDVRKKQLIALNTKSGGAELASVEAQVKTAGQQLTSVQKLIDELTIRAPAAGIVGARYYENGEYVKENEKLATLMDTSSVFAVLSVQEQDAVGFMQGTRVSLFLPSLGKSYESVIAEISPAADPQSGNFSIKTEIDNKNGAIKPGMFVRCEIERSAAKDMPCIPESALLVSDEKNGKIFSVVNGYAVQKNILIKAHRDGFVWAGGGLSVGEIIIDKPSPFLREGQAVTVKEL; from the coding sequence ATGTTTTTAATAAAATACGTATGTTGCGCTTTGTTTATTGCGTTTTGTTTTTCGTGCGCGCCTTCCGGTTTGAAAAATGAAAATACCGATAGTGCGGCGGAAGTGTACGTCGTTCGTGCGGATGAGAGGCCACTCGACGATGAGCTTAAAAGCTTCGGTTCGATTTCATATAAAACGAAAACCGATGTTACGTGTATGGTCGGCGGAACGATCGTGTCGTTTTTTGTAAAAGAAGGCGATGCGGTGAAAAAAGGGCAAAGGCTTGCACAGCTTCGCAACGTTCAGCTTGAACTGCAAAAAGAACAAAACATGAGTGCGCTCGATGCGGCGAATGCAGCTCTCAAACTTGCATATGCGAAGCTTCGTGAAGAAACGCTTGCAGCCGAAAGCCGCCTCCTTGCCGTAGAAAAATCGAAAATGAATATAGTGCAAAAAGAGCTCGAATCGGAATTGTTGAAAAATACGCTTTCGAATAAATCGCGGCTTCACGAACTCGGCGGCGTTACCGACTCTTCGCTCGAACAGTTGAAACTGCAAGTCCGCTCGATGGAAACGGAAATCGCAATTTTGAAAAAAGAACTCGACGCGCTGCTTTTGGGTTTTCGCGATGAAGATTTGATAAAAGAGGGGATTGTTCCTTCTCCCGATTCGGACGTGCGGAAAAAACAGCTTATCGCACTCAATACGAAATCGGGCGGCGCGGAACTTGCATCGGTCGAAGCGCAGGTAAAGACGGCAGGGCAGCAGCTTACATCCGTGCAAAAGCTTATCGACGAGCTTACGATACGCGCTCCGGCGGCGGGTATCGTCGGCGCGCGTTATTACGAAAACGGCGAATATGTAAAAGAAAATGAAAAACTCGCAACGCTTATGGATACGTCGTCCGTTTTTGCGGTGCTGTCAGTACAGGAGCAGGACGCCGTCGGTTTTATGCAGGGTACGCGAGTTTCGCTTTTTTTGCCGTCGCTCGGAAAATCCTATGAGTCCGTCATTGCCGAAATATCGCCGGCGGCGGATCCTCAAAGCGGAAACTTTTCGATTAAAACCGAAATCGATAATAAAAACGGCGCAATCAAACCGGGTATGTTTGTACGATGTGAAATCGAACGTTCGGCTGCAAAAGATATGCCGTGTATACCTGAGAGCGCATTGCTCGTGTCCGATGAAAAAAACGGAAAGATTTTTTCGGTTGTAAACGGCTATGCAGTGCAAAAAAATATTTTAATAAAAGCGCATCGCGACGGTTTTGTGTGGGCCGGCGGCGGTCTTTCCGTCGGAGAAATTATTATCGATAAGCCTTCTCCGTTTTTGCGCGAAGGGCAGGCGGTAACGGTAAAAGAATTATGA
- a CDS encoding TolC family protein gives MKDGFKSIVPLLFFCTAAPMFSDTVFRSAEEAALYAVSHSKEYLLKKEYVEAAYKAACRAVQDFLPSLNMSWSENDAVKIGGADSRSKSIQLSVRQLVTDGGRRIVLYNMNKTDAYYAVKAYEQELQAFQSSVIDQYGACLQQNEIIKIKSDLEKNASMQLEIIKKEYDLGLALENDYLEYLISFKTIQNDKKKAERELRTRMRTLKSLIGMDIDEDLRIENTSTEQSGLSYLEGHMAELRRMTDERNPAVKKAEAALHYAERRLAYAKLFFIPEVSVEGGVSFSGTAYPLNKPSYSIKLSVSFSNMPFVPTTAGNGYGFNKSGLGGIDNSLSAGFVPDIGYFIKNNINKISVKREAEQLRLQKHALYERLFEKTAAYDDGKDSIARISESIALRERRIAVSAEQVEKGEMKRIDYLAELMEIAEEKVKLVAAQTAVRAAARDIEIMICVPFGGLEKCF, from the coding sequence ATGAAAGACGGATTTAAATCGATTGTTCCGCTTCTCTTTTTTTGTACCGCAGCACCGATGTTTTCCGACACGGTTTTCCGTTCGGCTGAAGAAGCGGCTTTGTACGCCGTATCGCATTCGAAAGAATATCTGCTGAAAAAAGAATATGTCGAAGCGGCGTACAAAGCTGCCTGTCGGGCAGTGCAGGATTTTTTACCGTCGCTGAACATGTCGTGGTCGGAAAACGATGCCGTCAAAATCGGAGGGGCTGATTCGCGCAGCAAATCGATACAGCTTTCCGTTCGGCAGCTTGTTACCGACGGCGGCCGCCGTATCGTTTTATACAATATGAATAAAACCGATGCGTATTATGCGGTAAAGGCCTATGAGCAGGAATTGCAGGCGTTTCAATCGTCCGTCATAGATCAATACGGTGCCTGTCTGCAACAAAATGAAATTATTAAAATTAAAAGCGATTTGGAAAAGAACGCTTCCATGCAGCTCGAAATTATTAAAAAAGAGTATGATCTCGGTCTCGCTCTTGAAAACGATTATTTGGAATATCTTATTTCGTTCAAAACGATTCAAAACGACAAAAAGAAAGCCGAGCGTGAGCTTAGGACACGGATGCGCACGCTGAAATCGCTTATCGGTATGGATATCGATGAGGATCTGCGCATCGAAAATACTTCGACGGAACAAAGCGGACTTTCGTATCTCGAAGGGCATATGGCCGAACTGCGGCGTATGACCGACGAGCGCAATCCCGCCGTAAAAAAAGCTGAAGCTGCGCTGCATTATGCCGAACGCCGCTTGGCGTATGCGAAACTGTTTTTTATTCCCGAAGTGAGCGTCGAGGGCGGCGTTTCATTTTCCGGTACTGCTTATCCGCTGAATAAGCCTTCGTATTCGATAAAACTGTCGGTGAGTTTTTCGAATATGCCGTTTGTGCCGACGACGGCCGGCAACGGATACGGTTTTAATAAAAGCGGACTCGGAGGCATCGATAATTCTCTCTCGGCGGGTTTTGTGCCCGACATCGGTTACTTTATTAAAAATAATATTAATAAAATTTCGGTTAAGCGCGAAGCGGAACAGCTGCGTTTGCAAAAGCATGCGTTGTATGAACGGCTTTTTGAAAAAACAGCCGCCTATGACGACGGTAAAGATTCGATCGCCCGTATTTCGGAATCGATCGCTTTGCGCGAACGGCGTATTGCCGTCAGTGCCGAACAGGTTGAAAAAGGTGAAATGAAGCGAATCGATTACCTTGCCGAGTTGATGGAAATCGCGGAAGAAAAAGTCAAACTTGTCGCCGCGCAAACGGCCGTCCGTGCCGCCGCGCGCGATATAGAGATTATGATATGCGTTCCGTTTGGAGGGTTGGAAAAATGTTTTTAA
- a CDS encoding Ig-like domain-containing protein, with protein sequence MHKSFGKIRIAELIIFSAMLTGCASLLLPEMRVESCTWDKESVSIVFSLEPDMTSIVKAFSLTEDEQPSSGIFSRSGKEVRFFPVGGIKTNYDYVLTVSSSAESEKGYSLGADYCRTFSTRTDSVRPEIISFAPSNGSFVADVPDITISFSEPVARESFEAAVSVSPPFSYAKIFFDGDRSVRLVPTEKPKANTLYKITVSESLEDCARNALAKEFHTSFYYRHDSDLPLCTFSLKNKKGFQTEVLSGGVYSSVPKDCIIGMDFSKEMNIDSLSSYVSIIPTASYSIKTNALDKTHAELVFDAPAWGKTYTFRMRKGVQAVSGNKTESDTNFDICFNAEGDKPVEFVKGFLQTGVWSAGNLSEGVHYKTINGESNFSALLFDPVFFPVSSDTACTLYLVFSVSRESAGIDMLSMFDSLSIAATNGCCSAVIKTFAVLSPDDCAQFPVNELIALTDGMSIVKAGLEIRNGSKAGIVTITLGDGIKDSLGNTMRAKRVFTFTK encoded by the coding sequence ATGCATAAATCTTTTGGCAAAATAAGAATTGCGGAATTAATAATTTTTTCGGCTATGCTTACGGGCTGCGCTTCGCTTTTGCTTCCCGAAATGCGGGTCGAATCCTGCACGTGGGACAAAGAATCCGTTTCGATCGTATTTTCTCTTGAACCCGATATGACATCGATCGTAAAAGCGTTTTCGCTGACGGAAGACGAACAGCCTTCTTCGGGGATTTTTTCACGTTCGGGAAAAGAAGTGCGCTTTTTTCCGGTCGGCGGCATTAAAACAAATTACGATTATGTGCTTACCGTTTCGTCTTCCGCCGAAAGCGAAAAAGGCTATTCGCTCGGCGCCGATTATTGCAGAACTTTTTCGACCCGTACCGATAGTGTACGTCCCGAAATAATTTCCTTTGCGCCGTCAAACGGCAGTTTCGTTGCCGACGTTCCCGATATAACGATTTCGTTTTCCGAACCCGTCGCTCGGGAATCTTTCGAAGCCGCCGTTTCCGTGAGTCCGCCGTTTTCGTATGCAAAGATTTTTTTTGACGGTGACAGAAGCGTTCGTCTTGTGCCGACTGAAAAACCGAAAGCGAATACGCTGTATAAAATTACGGTTTCGGAAAGCCTTGAAGATTGCGCGCGCAATGCTCTTGCAAAAGAATTTCATACGTCGTTTTATTACCGACACGATTCCGATTTGCCGCTTTGCACTTTTTCGCTCAAAAATAAAAAAGGTTTTCAAACGGAAGTCCTTTCCGGCGGCGTATATTCTTCCGTTCCGAAAGACTGCATTATCGGTATGGATTTTTCGAAAGAGATGAATATCGATTCGCTCTCTTCTTATGTTTCGATCATACCGACCGCATCGTATTCGATAAAAACAAATGCGCTTGATAAAACGCATGCCGAGCTTGTCTTCGATGCTCCCGCTTGGGGAAAGACGTATACGTTCCGCATGCGGAAAGGCGTGCAAGCCGTATCGGGTAATAAAACCGAAAGCGATACAAATTTCGATATATGTTTCAATGCGGAAGGGGACAAGCCGGTCGAATTTGTTAAAGGATTTTTGCAAACCGGAGTTTGGAGTGCGGGTAATCTTTCCGAGGGTGTGCATTATAAAACGATAAACGGCGAATCGAATTTTTCGGCGCTGCTTTTCGATCCCGTTTTCTTTCCGGTTTCGTCGGACACGGCTTGTACGCTGTATCTCGTGTTTTCCGTTTCGCGGGAATCCGCCGGTATCGATATGCTTTCGATGTTCGATTCTCTTTCGATTGCGGCGACGAACGGCTGTTGTTCGGCGGTGATAAAAACATTCGCCGTTCTCTCCCCCGATGACTGCGCTCAATTTCCGGTAAATGAACTTATCGCCCTTACGGACGGTATGAGCATCGTAAAAGCGGGACTCGAAATTAGAAACGGCAGCAAAGCCGGCATAGTTACGATAACGCTCGGAGACGGTATAAAAGATTCGCTCGGAAATACGATGAGGGCGAAACGGGTTTTTACGTTTACGAAGTGA
- a CDS encoding Ig-like domain-containing protein, translating into MKPRVFGAMLPLLLFSCALISFDEYGVSCSRNPAARYFEGERIDFSFNCDVVHYYAEQAVTIKSGNHRYDAEYVWDGRSLSVKPEAGWIRGKPYLVSIDGLMHTENDASFQAYAVCAFIYGNEADRFFALSLPERRYDTDLQTKLVFSFNKKIEESQFEKAFSLSPAAEYTTALSDDGKTVVVSPSPNWKMNTTYAWTVKRLFSSDGFEMQETLSNTFSTKEDPENPALAALCPVTDMSPDAPWLTDIPLDKNISEKQAIGFVFSKPMDFDSVKDAVSISPPISGYMIRCGDSSERFLFVPEEHYKSGVEYTLSISASAQDKNGMPLFEKYIHCFYAADVHFSVIGLLLDADAVSDFSGGCIEHVFYKNADGDGELTAHILFSHALADDFLTAAANAVTASLLFPFTSSSPVKTAVFWNEDRTRLTVTWTRFTVSTSDVLSYYRLKIAGGPSGITDGRGGYMEKDICINLLAK; encoded by the coding sequence ATGAAACCAAGGGTTTTCGGTGCAATGCTGCCTCTGCTTCTTTTTTCATGCGCTTTGATTTCATTCGACGAATACGGCGTTTCGTGCAGCCGAAATCCCGCGGCGCGGTACTTTGAAGGCGAGCGTATCGATTTTTCATTCAACTGCGATGTCGTTCATTATTATGCGGAACAGGCCGTAACGATAAAATCGGGGAACCATCGCTATGATGCCGAATATGTGTGGGACGGACGTTCTTTGTCCGTAAAACCTGAGGCCGGATGGATTCGGGGAAAGCCGTATCTTGTGAGCATCGACGGTCTCATGCACACGGAAAACGATGCGTCGTTTCAAGCGTATGCGGTATGCGCGTTTATATACGGAAACGAAGCTGATCGCTTTTTTGCACTTTCACTTCCCGAACGTCGGTACGATACCGATCTGCAAACAAAACTCGTATTTTCATTTAATAAAAAAATAGAAGAATCGCAGTTTGAAAAAGCCTTTTCCCTTTCACCCGCTGCCGAATATACGACGGCTTTGTCTGATGACGGAAAAACGGTTGTCGTTTCGCCCTCTCCGAACTGGAAGATGAATACGACTTATGCGTGGACGGTAAAACGGCTTTTTTCGTCGGACGGTTTCGAAATGCAGGAGACGCTTTCGAATACGTTTTCGACGAAAGAAGATCCGGAAAATCCCGCACTCGCCGCTTTATGTCCCGTAACGGATATGTCGCCCGATGCTCCGTGGCTTACCGATATTCCTCTCGATAAAAACATTTCGGAAAAACAGGCGATCGGTTTTGTGTTTTCAAAGCCGATGGATTTCGATTCGGTAAAAGACGCCGTTTCGATTTCTCCTCCGATATCGGGTTATATGATCCGCTGCGGTGATTCTTCCGAACGTTTTTTATTCGTACCGGAAGAGCATTATAAAAGCGGCGTCGAATATACGCTTTCGATTTCCGCTTCGGCTCAAGACAAAAACGGCATGCCGCTTTTTGAAAAATATATTCATTGTTTTTATGCCGCTGACGTGCACTTTTCTGTCATCGGTCTTTTGCTGGATGCCGATGCGGTTTCCGATTTTTCCGGCGGCTGTATCGAACACGTGTTTTATAAAAATGCCGACGGCGACGGGGAGTTGACCGCGCATATTCTTTTTTCGCACGCGCTTGCCGACGATTTTTTGACGGCAGCTGCGAATGCGGTAACGGCTTCGCTCCTCTTTCCGTTTACTTCGTCAAGTCCCGTCAAAACCGCTGTGTTTTGGAACGAAGACAGAACGCGGCTTACGGTAACGTGGACGCGCTTTACGGTAAGCACGAGCGATGTATTGTCGTACTATCGATTGAAAATCGCAGGCGGGCCGTCGGGTATAACCGACGGACGCGGCGGCTATATGGAGAAGGATATATGCATAAATCTTTTGGCAAAATAA
- a CDS encoding tetratricopeptide repeat protein, producing the protein MKRKLAFLLTCTVFFFFSCRDSRGAEALYARATDAYIREDFSNALALSDEALRADGNCFQAKLLKAKVLIFTEKIDDAEKILRSLCKRYPEFTEARLWYVRTLIMSERCDKAEAFLERELSLNQTDWRFYYQYALLAQKQNALDKRLAICRKAEQALCDSEKLYIETADIWLMLGIRANALAALDKALAVSSEPSAVAEIIDFIKKGDDIR; encoded by the coding sequence ATGAAGCGAAAACTTGCATTCCTTTTGACATGTACGGTTTTTTTCTTTTTTTCGTGCAGAGATTCGCGAGGGGCGGAAGCGCTGTACGCACGCGCGACGGATGCGTACATACGCGAAGATTTTTCGAATGCCCTTGCGCTTTCGGATGAAGCTTTGCGCGCCGACGGAAATTGTTTTCAGGCAAAACTGCTCAAAGCGAAAGTATTGATTTTTACGGAAAAAATCGATGATGCGGAAAAGATTTTGCGCAGCCTGTGCAAACGGTATCCCGAATTTACCGAAGCGCGGCTGTGGTATGTGCGCACTTTGATTATGAGCGAACGCTGCGATAAAGCCGAAGCCTTTCTTGAAAGGGAACTCTCGCTCAATCAAACGGACTGGCGTTTTTATTATCAATACGCGCTTTTGGCGCAAAAACAAAATGCGCTTGATAAACGTCTTGCGATATGCAGAAAGGCGGAGCAGGCTCTTTGCGATTCGGAAAAGCTGTATATCGAAACGGCGGATATATGGCTTATGCTCGGCATCCGCGCGAATGCGCTTGCCGCACTCGATAAAGCGCTTGCCGTTTCATCCGAACCGTCCGCGGTCGCGGAAATAATAGATTTTATTAAAAAAGGAGACGACATACGATGA
- a CDS encoding tetratricopeptide repeat protein yields the protein MKKSTLFLALFALFACGCAEKKSGEYAALKNSGLTGEALYEKLIAFDEEHPVSFDSKLDLASYYFISGNRVDAWKYALKAEGLLVSVKSVVPQKRALLFALLSALYAADEDADKARAYAKKAYEVPNSGAEYGYLYAKMQLLHGAESEALALFDKTYSRYPDRIAPDELRSYMYLLADAGEFQKCAELLEPYFETGGFFPGLGLFASTVYEKIGDTEKAVLCAFLDYEYAANGNTSADAFSANLQSVESLLPSGGASEALESIKALFDMRLEAKAPSSPFFISDYVYCKAKLLRKDFSPADFSALLQLEKYFSRFPSYYWTVWEAVRALEPENPNDWLRVLEKTIALTPSSSYATLAREALASCIGIETKNAAALLMPQEVKAALEAFASTADEGRLFPLYALLDLPDCSYVYAGVQMVKTAASEPIVRAALVKKFDRSSGRLKDRLAFILS from the coding sequence ATGAAAAAATCGACGCTTTTCCTTGCGCTGTTTGCATTGTTCGCATGCGGCTGTGCGGAAAAAAAATCCGGCGAATATGCGGCGCTTAAAAATTCCGGCTTAACGGGAGAAGCGCTGTATGAAAAACTTATCGCCTTTGACGAGGAGCATCCCGTCTCTTTCGACTCGAAGCTCGACTTGGCTTCATATTATTTTATTTCGGGAAATCGCGTCGATGCATGGAAATACGCATTGAAAGCCGAAGGTTTGCTCGTATCCGTAAAAAGCGTGGTACCGCAAAAACGGGCGCTACTTTTCGCCCTTCTTTCGGCTTTGTATGCGGCCGATGAAGATGCCGATAAAGCTCGGGCGTATGCGAAAAAAGCTTACGAAGTGCCGAACTCCGGCGCGGAATACGGATATCTCTATGCGAAAATGCAGCTTTTGCACGGCGCCGAAAGCGAAGCGCTCGCTTTGTTCGATAAAACGTACTCGCGTTATCCCGATCGCATTGCACCCGATGAACTGCGTTCGTATATGTATTTGCTTGCCGATGCCGGCGAGTTTCAAAAATGCGCCGAACTGCTCGAACCTTATTTTGAAACCGGCGGTTTTTTCCCGGGGTTGGGTCTTTTCGCATCGACCGTATATGAAAAAATCGGCGATACCGAAAAAGCGGTGCTGTGCGCCTTCCTCGATTACGAATACGCAGCGAACGGAAATACCTCCGCCGATGCGTTTTCGGCAAATCTGCAATCGGTTGAATCGCTGCTTCCGTCAGGCGGCGCTTCCGAAGCGCTTGAAAGCATCAAAGCTTTGTTCGATATGCGGCTCGAAGCGAAAGCGCCTTCTTCGCCGTTTTTCATTTCCGACTACGTTTATTGTAAAGCGAAACTGCTGCGAAAAGATTTTTCCCCCGCCGATTTTTCGGCGCTTTTGCAGCTTGAAAAATATTTTTCGCGCTTTCCTTCGTACTATTGGACGGTGTGGGAAGCTGTCCGTGCGCTCGAGCCTGAAAACCCGAACGATTGGCTTCGTGTACTCGAAAAGACGATCGCGCTTACGCCATCGTCTTCTTACGCGACGCTTGCAAGAGAGGCGCTGGCATCTTGTATCGGCATCGAGACAAAAAACGCGGCCGCTTTGCTCATGCCTCAGGAAGTAAAAGCCGCGCTTGAGGCTTTTGCGTCGACGGCGGACGAGGGCAGGCTTTTTCCTCTGTACGCTTTATTGGATCTCCCCGACTGTTCATATGTCTATGCCGGCGTGCAGATGGTAAAGACGGCGGCTTCCGAACCGATCGTTCGCGCCGCGCTCGTAAAAAAGTTCGACCGGTCGTCGGGGCGGTTAAAAGACCGGCTCGCATTTATTTTATCGTGA
- the ettA gene encoding energy-dependent translational throttle protein EttA — MAKTVDNKKIIYTMDDVSRAYGTKVVLKNIGISYYYGAKIGVIGPNGSGKSSLFKILAGRDTEFTGETHLAPGYSIGYLEQEPELEAGKTVREIVGEGVKEITDLLAEFDKVNEAFGDPDADFDKLGARQAELQEKLDALDAWNLDANLELAMEALRCPPGDQIVDVLSGGERRRVALCRLLLQKPDILLLDEPTNHLDAETVAWLEKHLNDYEGTVIAITHDRYFLDDVAGWILELDRGEGYPFKGNYSSWLEQKEARLALEEKGESERRKAMQRELEWIHMGAKGRQAKHKEHITRYNELLSQSGKTALKDTQISIPAGPRLGGAVIDAENLTKSYGDKLLFENLSFHIPAGAIVGIVGPNGAGKTTLFKLIADAAGQTAERLDGKEGGEKPDSGEIKIGSTVKLVYVDQLRSKLDPDKTVYELLSGGQDIIKLGAVDEKGRALEGGVREVNAHAYCSWFNFSGAEQNKKIGVLSGGEKNRLNLGMMLKEAGNVLMLDEPTNDLDVQTVRALEEALEDFAGCALVVSHDRWFLDRICTHILAFENNSQVRFFEGNWSEYAAWRKAQFGDDVEVPRRVVYRKLTR; from the coding sequence ATGGCAAAGACGGTTGACAATAAAAAAATCATCTACACGATGGACGATGTGAGCCGCGCGTACGGCACAAAAGTCGTTTTGAAAAACATCGGTATTTCGTATTATTACGGTGCAAAGATCGGCGTCATCGGGCCGAACGGATCGGGTAAATCGAGTCTCTTTAAAATACTTGCGGGACGAGATACGGAGTTTACGGGCGAAACGCATCTCGCGCCGGGCTATTCGATCGGCTATCTCGAACAGGAGCCGGAACTCGAAGCGGGGAAAACGGTCAGAGAGATCGTCGGCGAAGGTGTCAAAGAGATTACCGATCTCCTTGCGGAATTCGATAAAGTAAACGAAGCGTTCGGAGATCCCGACGCGGATTTCGACAAACTCGGCGCGCGGCAGGCAGAGCTGCAGGAAAAACTCGACGCGCTCGATGCGTGGAATCTCGATGCGAATTTGGAACTCGCGATGGAAGCGCTGCGTTGTCCGCCGGGAGATCAGATCGTCGACGTGCTTTCCGGCGGCGAGCGCAGGCGCGTTGCGCTGTGCCGGCTGCTTTTGCAAAAGCCCGATATCCTTTTGCTCGACGAACCGACGAACCACTTGGACGCGGAAACGGTCGCGTGGCTTGAAAAGCATTTGAACGATTACGAGGGTACGGTTATCGCGATCACGCACGACCGTTATTTTCTCGACGACGTGGCCGGTTGGATTTTGGAACTCGATCGCGGCGAAGGCTATCCGTTTAAAGGCAATTATTCGAGCTGGCTTGAGCAAAAAGAAGCGCGTCTTGCGCTGGAAGAAAAGGGTGAAAGCGAACGGCGCAAAGCGATGCAGCGCGAACTCGAGTGGATCCACATGGGTGCGAAGGGCAGGCAGGCAAAACACAAAGAACACATTACGCGCTACAACGAACTGCTTTCGCAAAGCGGCAAAACCGCGCTCAAAGACACGCAGATTTCGATACCCGCAGGTCCCAGGCTCGGAGGGGCGGTCATCGATGCGGAAAATTTAACAAAATCGTACGGCGACAAACTCCTGTTCGAAAATCTTTCGTTTCATATTCCGGCGGGCGCGATCGTGGGCATCGTAGGACCGAACGGCGCGGGAAAGACGACGCTTTTCAAATTGATCGCGGATGCGGCCGGTCAAACTGCCGAACGGCTCGACGGTAAAGAGGGCGGAGAAAAACCGGATTCCGGTGAAATCAAAATCGGCTCGACGGTAAAATTGGTTTACGTCGATCAGCTCCGCTCGAAGCTCGATCCCGACAAAACGGTGTACGAACTGCTTTCCGGCGGACAGGATATCATCAAGCTGGGAGCGGTCGATGAAAAAGGCAGGGCGCTTGAAGGCGGGGTTCGCGAAGTGAACGCGCATGCCTACTGTTCGTGGTTCAATTTTTCCGGCGCGGAACAGAATAAAAAGATCGGCGTACTTTCCGGCGGCGAAAAAAATCGGCTGAATCTCGGCATGATGCTCAAAGAAGCGGGTAATGTTTTAATGCTCGACGAACCGACGAACGACTTGGATGTGCAGACGGTGCGCGCGCTTGAAGAAGCCCTCGAAGACTTTGCCGGATGTGCGCTCGTCGTCAGCCACGACCGCTGGTTTTTGGACAGGATCTGTACGCATATACTCGCCTTTGAAAACAACAGTCAAGTACGCTTTTTCGAAGGCAACTGGTCGGAGTACGCGGCGTGGCGGAAAGCCCAATTCGGAGACGATGTCGAAGTACCGCGCAGAGTCGTGTACAGAAAGCTCACGCGATAG
- a CDS encoding chloride channel protein, whose amino-acid sequence MRTFHIWRYRILSVLKIGALSCAVGVCSGAVCAVFGRGLLLINNFRDAHQMILIPLLPLLGLCIVFVYDKWGGGAEEGMNLVFAAEFDDGRTIPFRMVPLAVGATWLGHVGGASVGREGVACQIGAVIGYTVGKLVKNKRLAQTFIIAGMAGGFAGLFRTPVAAVCFALEVMITGRLFYYALVPTIIAAGSASAVSGLFGVTHEYSPLPDMGEAAFTLPFVAKLTVLALLFCAVGQLFAWLLKYCHERFQVRLPNKYKRVFIVGAVLSALLLVVHKGRYAGLSFPITDAVFEGGAVFAYDWILKLLFTVVCLSAGFQGGELTPLFIIGSAFGYVAAPLFGLPPLLGAALGHGAVFGSATNTLLAPIAITGAVFGFQYTPLFAFVCAIAFYCNGNHSIYRLQRAATRW is encoded by the coding sequence ATGCGCACGTTTCATATATGGCGGTATCGAATTTTATCCGTGCTCAAAATAGGCGCGCTGTCCTGCGCGGTCGGCGTGTGTTCCGGTGCCGTGTGCGCGGTATTCGGACGAGGCTTATTGTTAATTAATAATTTTCGAGACGCGCATCAGATGATTTTAATTCCGCTTTTACCGCTGCTCGGGCTTTGCATCGTGTTCGTATACGACAAGTGGGGCGGCGGCGCCGAAGAGGGTATGAATCTCGTGTTCGCCGCAGAGTTCGACGACGGACGCACGATTCCGTTCCGCATGGTGCCGCTTGCCGTCGGTGCGACGTGGCTCGGACACGTCGGAGGGGCGAGTGTAGGGCGGGAAGGAGTTGCCTGCCAAATCGGAGCGGTGATCGGATATACCGTCGGAAAGCTCGTAAAAAACAAACGCCTCGCGCAGACGTTTATCATTGCAGGGATGGCCGGCGGTTTTGCGGGTTTGTTCCGTACGCCCGTCGCCGCGGTGTGCTTTGCGCTCGAAGTGATGATCACGGGTCGCCTTTTTTATTATGCGCTCGTGCCGACGATTATCGCAGCGGGAAGCGCGTCGGCCGTTTCGGGGCTCTTCGGCGTTACTCACGAATATTCGCCGCTTCCCGATATGGGCGAAGCGGCTTTTACGCTGCCCTTTGTCGCAAAGCTCACAGTGCTCGCCCTGCTCTTTTGCGCGGTCGGTCAGCTTTTTGCATGGCTTTTAAAATACTGCCATGAGCGTTTTCAAGTTCGGCTACCGAATAAATACAAGCGGGTTTTTATCGTCGGCGCGGTTTTGAGCGCGCTGCTCCTTGTCGTTCATAAGGGAAGATACGCGGGATTGAGTTTTCCGATAACCGATGCGGTTTTTGAGGGCGGAGCCGTGTTTGCCTACGATTGGATTTTAAAATTGCTGTTTACCGTTGTCTGCCTTTCGGCAGGTTTTCAAGGCGGAGAGCTTACGCCGCTTTTTATCATCGGTTCGGCTTTCGGCTATGTCGCTGCCCCGCTTTTCGGCTTGCCCCCGCTTTTGGGTGCGGCGCTCGGTCACGGTGCGGTGTTCGGCAGCGCGACGAATACGCTCCTTGCGCCGATCGCGATTACGGGAGCGGTTTTCGGTTTTCAATATACGCCGCTCTTCGCGTTCGTGTGTGCGATAGCGTTTTACTGCAACGGAAATCACAGCATCTACCGCTTGCAGCGTGCGGCAACCCGCTGGTAG